In the Haloferula helveola genome, one interval contains:
- a CDS encoding endonuclease/exonuclease/phosphatase family protein has translation MLRRLPFLILLTTALHAVELRVATFNIETHRNASGWPDYALDEPGTVDFDSVAAILQRIDADVVALQEVHTSDINEGDVDALGAVLGLTHIHPGSNTGNFDSSLRVVILSRYPFISTDSVLSPSGAKEIARHCPAVLVDVPGTTADPLVISTHLKSGTASSDRFRRSIEMRRLAEYLAGFSLAPGGNFIVLGDFNPSGNNTTFNSLPSGLPTTYSLGSDVSLPVSYSTDMVSYFTTPVPTRLDPRQLDGDDATFQSGSTLDLFLVSPGLAGRPFGTEIYNSILDVSNSEGLPKTGSPLAASTSSDASDHYALFADFELDQEAFDLGLAISTPTISESDSGSAAILTVTLAEPAVVPVTVTFVSNDSAAEPVLPSVEIPVGGTGASTPVSTSRNFLIDGTRTVTFTASASGYASADVVAQLLDADSGYAFAQAGETLLEDFDGFGGDHDPAPWVTDAPSWQGVDDGGSATPGGRAYGSAGENAPGVLSEGASVVMETTVTNGASEPLTILDLSYDAEQWRSAPGGAEDSIEVELILGGVAYPVPELGFVARTDLPEGAVAGGNPETKSVRIEGLSVPAGGTFGLRFRHVPGEGSAPLPEDVFINEFHYDNDSTDQGEFVEVVVGPGFVGDLATVELQLYNGSNGLADGAAHGLDTFLLGDTTPSGHRVFSKEIAGIQNGSPDGMALVIGGTVAEFISYEGAFTAANGPASGLDSVDVGVSQPSNNPVDERAIGRTGTGTSPGDFEWVRFDAGVFHSPGSLNDGQTIVSPGVPSQGLAVDNVSLTFVEDSDGDGIADDFDPDDDNDGSPDEEELAFGTDPLDPGSKFSVEVGNGPGGPELLFPGAEGVVYTIEWCDDLTSWDQSATVEGTGGPISFPLPSGDPRLFARVRAGE, from the coding sequence ATGCTTCGGCGGTTGCCTTTCCTGATTCTCCTGACGACCGCCCTCCACGCCGTCGAGTTGCGGGTCGCGACCTTCAACATCGAGACCCATCGGAACGCCTCCGGATGGCCGGACTACGCGCTGGATGAACCGGGAACCGTCGATTTCGACTCGGTGGCCGCGATCCTGCAGCGGATCGATGCCGATGTGGTGGCCTTGCAAGAGGTTCACACGTCCGACATCAACGAGGGCGATGTGGACGCCTTGGGCGCCGTGTTGGGCCTGACCCACATCCACCCGGGGTCGAATACCGGCAATTTCGATTCCAGCCTGCGCGTCGTGATCCTCTCGCGTTATCCGTTCATCTCGACCGACTCGGTGCTGTCGCCGTCCGGCGCGAAGGAGATCGCCCGCCATTGTCCGGCGGTGCTGGTCGATGTCCCGGGCACCACGGCCGACCCGTTGGTCATCTCGACCCACCTGAAGTCCGGAACGGCGTCGTCCGACCGCTTCCGCAGGAGCATCGAGATGCGGCGGCTGGCCGAGTACCTTGCCGGGTTCTCCCTGGCCCCGGGTGGAAACTTCATCGTCCTCGGCGATTTCAACCCGTCCGGCAACAACACGACCTTCAACTCGCTGCCTTCGGGCCTGCCGACCACCTACAGTCTCGGGTCGGACGTTTCGCTGCCTGTCAGCTACTCGACCGACATGGTGTCGTATTTCACCACTCCGGTTCCGACGCGACTCGATCCGCGCCAACTCGATGGCGACGACGCGACTTTCCAGTCCGGTTCGACCCTCGACCTGTTCCTCGTTTCGCCGGGGCTCGCCGGACGTCCCTTCGGCACCGAGATCTACAATTCGATCCTCGACGTCTCAAACTCCGAGGGACTGCCGAAGACCGGATCGCCCTTGGCGGCGTCGACCAGCTCGGATGCTTCCGACCACTACGCCTTATTCGCGGACTTCGAGCTCGATCAGGAGGCCTTCGATCTCGGGCTGGCGATCTCGACACCCACCATCTCCGAGTCGGACTCCGGGAGCGCCGCGATTCTTACCGTGACCCTCGCGGAACCCGCGGTGGTGCCGGTCACGGTTACGTTCGTATCGAACGACAGCGCCGCCGAGCCGGTTTTGCCGAGCGTCGAGATTCCTGTCGGCGGCACCGGAGCATCGACGCCCGTTTCGACCTCGCGCAACTTCCTGATCGACGGCACCCGCACGGTTACCTTCACGGCGTCGGCCAGCGGCTACGCTTCGGCCGATGTCGTGGCACAGCTGCTCGACGCCGATTCCGGCTACGCCTTCGCCCAGGCGGGGGAAACGTTGCTCGAAGACTTCGACGGCTTCGGGGGTGACCACGATCCGGCTCCCTGGGTGACGGATGCACCGTCTTGGCAGGGGGTCGATGACGGCGGCTCGGCGACGCCGGGCGGGCGTGCCTACGGCAGTGCCGGCGAGAATGCGCCCGGGGTGCTTAGTGAGGGGGCATCGGTGGTGATGGAAACCACCGTGACGAACGGCGCATCGGAGCCCCTTACGATACTGGACTTGTCGTACGATGCCGAGCAGTGGCGTTCGGCGCCGGGTGGTGCGGAAGACTCGATTGAAGTCGAACTGATCCTTGGCGGTGTCGCCTATCCCGTTCCGGAACTCGGGTTTGTCGCGCGGACCGATCTGCCCGAAGGCGCGGTTGCGGGGGGGAATCCGGAGACGAAGTCGGTGCGGATCGAAGGGCTTTCTGTTCCTGCCGGCGGAACTTTCGGCCTGCGCTTCCGCCATGTGCCGGGAGAGGGATCCGCGCCGCTTCCGGAAGACGTGTTCATCAACGAGTTCCACTACGACAACGATAGTACCGATCAGGGGGAGTTCGTCGAAGTGGTGGTGGGTCCGGGGTTTGTCGGAGATCTGGCAACGGTCGAACTGCAGCTCTACAACGGCTCCAACGGGCTTGCGGATGGTGCGGCCCACGGTCTCGACACCTTCTTGCTTGGCGATACGACGCCATCGGGGCACCGGGTTTTCTCCAAGGAGATCGCGGGCATCCAGAACGGTTCTCCCGACGGAATGGCGCTGGTCATCGGCGGCACCGTGGCCGAATTCATCTCCTACGAAGGCGCATTCACAGCGGCGAACGGGCCGGCGTCGGGGCTGGATTCGGTGGACGTCGGAGTTTCGCAGCCGTCGAACAATCCGGTCGATGAGCGTGCGATCGGACGGACCGGAACAGGAACCTCGCCCGGCGATTTCGAGTGGGTCCGCTTCGATGCGGGGGTCTTTCACAGCCCGGGATCGCTCAACGACGGTCAGACCATCGTTTCGCCGGGTGTTCCGTCGCAGGGGTTGGCGGTCGACAACGTCTCGCTGACCTTCGTCGAGGACTCGGACGGAGACGGGATCGCGGACGACTTCGACCCGGATGACGACAACGACGGATCGCCGGACGAGGAAGAGCTGGCCTTCGGCACCGATCCGCTGGACCCGGGATCGAAGTTCTCGGTCGAGGTCGGCAACGGCCCGGGTGGTCCGGAACTGCTCTTCCCCGGGGCGGAGGGTGTCGTCTACACCATTGAGTGGTGCGACGATCTCACGAGCTGGGACCAGTCGGCAACCGTCGAAGGCACGGGCGGGCCGATCTCCTTTCCGCTGCCGTCCGGTGACCCCCGGCTGTTCGCCCGGGTCCGAGCGGGCGAGTGA
- a CDS encoding alkaline phosphatase D family protein: MMKALPLALALLLPSLQAAEFKSNWSGTRPWVGPEYWGNPLYDWETKDGAVVAHAAKDRLLHLLTHQVGNAETGFSAEVEVDLAPPDKVSNPTAVWAGLAVGVRGMMDDPRHVAVGAKEWIEAGIRADGRLILGKEAVSDKPLGGKGPVRLELRYASGELSLQGTRGERTANVSLKCEAAELKGNLCLAAMSPRRAEDKRGPILARFRDWKVGGDGVVETGVEPFGPILWTQYTRQGSTVKLQAQMGPVGKNDSQEAVLELKEGGKWKEAAKASIDGLSRTALFRVEVPKGPADYRVTYPWAGGVSEWSGRIIEDPARQGGEFRVGVFSCDHGYAFPLPTMTRNVAVQDPHLMFFAGDQIYEGYGGFGVVRAPVEKAALDYLRKYYQFGWTWRELLKDRPSVILPDDHDVFQGNLWGAGGGHVKRIDEGGYIMAPAWVKAVERTQTGHLPDPVDPAPIKGGIGVYFTEMTWGGVPIAILEDRKWKSGPLSVLPKNRMQLKPEEVDVPGASMLGERQEKFLGEWSTKTEAEPVRLVLSQTIFCKGHTHTGPELKKNRFDWDSNGWPQSGRRRALEPLKGDNTLMLHGDQHLGLLVRQGVDDWGDGPWAMMVPGTSNGWPRAWWPESGSITGDFTDPFGNKFSVLAAANPEKGSNRLNPRATDPPEKVAQLKGSGHGIVKIAPDRKSAVIEMWRYAFDAKSPKPGDQFEGFPQILHFGKE; the protein is encoded by the coding sequence ATGATGAAAGCCCTCCCCCTCGCGCTGGCCCTTTTGCTGCCTTCTCTCCAAGCCGCCGAATTCAAGTCGAATTGGTCCGGCACCCGTCCTTGGGTCGGCCCGGAATACTGGGGGAATCCGCTCTACGACTGGGAAACGAAGGACGGTGCCGTCGTGGCCCATGCCGCCAAGGATCGGCTTCTCCACCTTCTCACCCATCAGGTCGGTAACGCGGAGACGGGCTTCTCGGCGGAGGTTGAGGTCGATTTGGCGCCACCGGACAAGGTCTCGAATCCGACCGCGGTTTGGGCCGGGCTGGCAGTGGGCGTGCGTGGGATGATGGACGATCCCCGGCATGTCGCGGTCGGCGCGAAGGAGTGGATCGAGGCGGGGATCCGGGCGGACGGACGGTTGATCCTCGGCAAGGAGGCGGTTTCCGACAAACCGCTCGGCGGCAAGGGTCCTGTCCGTCTCGAGCTTCGCTACGCATCGGGAGAGCTCTCGCTCCAAGGCACACGCGGTGAGCGGACGGCGAACGTTTCTCTCAAGTGCGAAGCTGCGGAACTGAAGGGCAACCTCTGCCTCGCCGCGATGTCGCCGCGCAGGGCGGAGGACAAGCGGGGTCCGATCCTTGCGCGCTTCCGTGACTGGAAGGTCGGAGGAGACGGGGTGGTCGAGACCGGTGTCGAACCCTTCGGTCCGATCCTGTGGACGCAGTATACGCGGCAGGGATCGACTGTGAAACTGCAGGCGCAGATGGGGCCGGTGGGGAAGAATGATTCGCAGGAAGCGGTTCTGGAGCTCAAGGAAGGCGGCAAGTGGAAGGAGGCGGCGAAGGCATCCATCGATGGTCTCTCGCGCACCGCTCTGTTCCGCGTCGAAGTCCCGAAGGGACCGGCCGACTACCGCGTGACCTACCCATGGGCCGGTGGCGTTTCGGAGTGGTCGGGAAGGATTATCGAAGATCCTGCGAGGCAGGGCGGGGAGTTCCGAGTCGGGGTCTTCTCCTGCGACCACGGCTACGCCTTCCCGCTGCCCACGATGACCCGCAACGTCGCGGTGCAGGATCCCCACCTGATGTTCTTCGCCGGCGACCAGATCTACGAGGGATATGGTGGATTCGGCGTCGTGCGTGCTCCGGTGGAGAAGGCGGCGCTCGATTACCTTCGGAAGTACTACCAGTTCGGCTGGACCTGGCGTGAGCTTCTGAAGGACCGGCCGAGTGTGATTCTCCCGGACGATCACGACGTGTTCCAAGGGAACCTGTGGGGTGCCGGCGGTGGCCATGTGAAACGGATTGATGAAGGCGGCTACATCATGGCGCCGGCATGGGTGAAGGCGGTCGAGCGCACCCAGACCGGGCACCTGCCGGATCCGGTCGATCCGGCGCCGATCAAGGGCGGCATCGGTGTGTATTTCACCGAGATGACCTGGGGCGGGGTGCCGATCGCGATCCTCGAGGACCGCAAATGGAAGTCAGGTCCGCTCAGCGTGCTGCCGAAGAACCGGATGCAGCTGAAGCCGGAGGAGGTCGATGTTCCGGGCGCGAGCATGCTCGGCGAACGGCAGGAGAAGTTCCTCGGCGAGTGGTCGACGAAGACGGAGGCGGAACCCGTGCGCCTGGTTCTTTCGCAGACGATCTTCTGCAAGGGTCACACCCACACCGGTCCGGAGTTGAAGAAGAACCGCTTCGATTGGGACAGCAACGGCTGGCCGCAATCGGGCCGGCGTCGGGCGCTCGAACCGCTGAAGGGTGACAACACGCTGATGCTTCACGGCGACCAGCATCTCGGTCTGCTGGTGCGGCAAGGGGTCGATGACTGGGGTGACGGTCCGTGGGCGATGATGGTGCCGGGGACTTCGAACGGCTGGCCTCGTGCGTGGTGGCCCGAGAGTGGAAGCATCACCGGCGACTTTACCGATCCCTTCGGCAACAAGTTCAGCGTGCTCGCCGCGGCCAATCCGGAGAAGGGCAGCAACCGGCTGAATCCGCGAGCCACCGATCCGCCGGAGAAGGTCGCGCAGCTGAAGGGCTCGGGGCACGGCATCGTGAAGATCGCACCGGACCGCAAGTCGGCGGTGATCGAGATGTGGCGGTATGCCTTCGATGCGAAGTCCCCGAAGCCGGGCGATCAGTTCGAAGGCTTTCCCCAAATCCTCCACTTCGGCAAGGAGTGA
- the groL gene encoding chaperonin GroEL (60 kDa chaperone family; promotes refolding of misfolded polypeptides especially under stressful conditions; forms two stacked rings of heptamers to form a barrel-shaped 14mer; ends can be capped by GroES; misfolded proteins enter the barrel where they are refolded when GroES binds), protein MAKQLQFDENARHALLRGVEKLAKAVKATLGPAGRNVILDKKFGSPTITKDGVSVAKEIELEDPYENMGAQLIREVSSKTSDIAGDGTTTATVLAEAIYKEGLRNVTAGANPISLQRGIMKATEQIVAQLKAISKEVSDTKEIAQVATVSANWDTTIGNIIAEAMDKVGKDGTITVEEAKGIETTLDVVEGMQFDKGYLSPYFVTDAESMEANLENAYILIHEKKISNLKDMLPLLEKVAKTSRPLLVIAEDVEGEALATLVVNKLRGILNIAAVKAPGFGDRRKAMLEDIAILTGGKVITEDLGIKLDSVGLEDLGEAKRITISKEDTTIVEGAGTSDAITGRVNQIRRQIDDTTSDYDREKLQERLAKLAGGVAVINVGAATETEMKEKKARVEDALHATRAAVEEGIVPGGGTALIRALTLCMQGDGCSVASNADEKTGMGIVAKAVEAPLRQLAANAGREGALIVEKVKNGAEGYNVATDTYEDLIASGVVDPTKVTRSALQNAASIAGLLLTTECVVTDLPEKEEPAGAHGHDHGMGGMM, encoded by the coding sequence ATGGCCAAACAACTCCAATTCGACGAAAACGCCCGCCACGCGCTCCTGCGCGGCGTGGAGAAGCTCGCCAAGGCCGTCAAGGCCACCCTCGGTCCGGCAGGACGCAACGTGATCCTCGACAAGAAGTTCGGTTCCCCGACCATCACCAAGGACGGTGTCTCGGTCGCCAAGGAAATCGAGCTCGAGGATCCCTACGAGAACATGGGCGCCCAGCTCATCCGCGAAGTCTCGAGCAAGACCTCGGACATCGCCGGTGACGGCACCACCACAGCGACCGTGCTTGCCGAAGCCATCTACAAGGAAGGCCTGCGCAACGTGACCGCCGGTGCCAACCCGATCAGCCTGCAGCGCGGCATCATGAAGGCCACCGAGCAGATCGTCGCCCAACTCAAGGCGATCTCGAAGGAAGTCTCCGACACCAAGGAAATCGCGCAGGTCGCCACCGTCTCCGCCAACTGGGACACCACCATCGGCAACATCATCGCCGAGGCGATGGACAAGGTCGGCAAGGACGGCACGATCACCGTCGAGGAAGCCAAGGGCATCGAAACCACCCTCGACGTGGTGGAAGGCATGCAGTTCGACAAGGGTTACCTCTCGCCGTACTTCGTGACCGACGCCGAGTCGATGGAAGCGAACCTCGAGAACGCCTACATCCTCATCCACGAGAAGAAGATCTCGAACCTGAAGGACATGCTTCCGCTGCTCGAGAAGGTCGCCAAGACCAGCCGTCCGCTCCTCGTCATCGCCGAGGACGTGGAAGGCGAGGCGCTCGCGACCCTCGTGGTCAACAAGCTCCGCGGCATCCTCAACATCGCAGCTGTCAAGGCTCCGGGCTTCGGCGACCGCCGCAAGGCCATGCTCGAGGACATCGCGATCCTCACCGGCGGCAAGGTCATCACCGAAGACCTCGGCATCAAGCTCGATTCCGTCGGCCTCGAGGACCTCGGTGAAGCCAAGCGCATCACGATCTCGAAGGAAGACACCACGATCGTCGAAGGCGCCGGCACGTCCGACGCCATCACCGGCCGGGTCAACCAGATCCGCCGCCAGATCGATGACACCACCAGCGACTACGACCGCGAGAAGCTCCAGGAGCGCCTTGCCAAGCTCGCCGGCGGTGTGGCCGTGATCAACGTCGGTGCCGCCACCGAAACCGAGATGAAGGAGAAGAAGGCCCGCGTCGAAGACGCCCTCCACGCCACCCGTGCGGCGGTTGAGGAAGGCATCGTCCCCGGCGGTGGCACGGCCCTCATCCGCGCCCTCACCCTGTGCATGCAAGGTGACGGTTGCTCGGTGGCTTCGAACGCCGACGAGAAGACCGGCATGGGCATCGTGGCCAAGGCCGTCGAAGCTCCGCTTCGCCAGCTCGCCGCCAACGCCGGCCGCGAAGGCGCGCTGATCGTCGAGAAGGTCAAGAACGGTGCCGAAGGCTACAACGTCGCCACCGACACCTACGAAGACCTCATCGCTTCCGGCGTCGTCGACCCGACCAAGGTCACCCGCTCGGCCCTGCAGAACGCCGCGTCGATCGCCGGCCTCCTGCTCACCACCGAGTGCGTCGTCACCGACCTTCCCGAGAAGGAAGAGCCGGCTGGCGCCCACGGCCACGACCACGGCATGGGCGGCATGATGTAA
- a CDS encoding co-chaperone GroES produces the protein MANIQPLGQRVLVKRLDADEVSAGGIVLPDTAKEKPQEAEVISLGTGGKDEDGKTIEFTVKVGDKVLISKYGGTDVKVDGQDLLILSESDILGIVS, from the coding sequence ATGGCCAACATCCAACCACTCGGTCAACGCGTCCTCGTCAAGCGTCTCGATGCTGATGAGGTCTCCGCCGGCGGCATCGTCCTTCCCGACACCGCCAAGGAGAAACCCCAGGAAGCCGAAGTCATTTCGCTCGGCACGGGCGGCAAGGACGAAGATGGCAAGACCATCGAGTTCACCGTCAAGGTCGGCGACAAGGTGCTCATCTCCAAGTACGGCGGCACCGACGTGAAGGTCGACGGTCAGGATCTGCTGATCCTCTCCGAGTCCGACATCCTCGGCATCGTTTCCTGA
- the dnaK gene encoding molecular chaperone DnaK, translating into MSKILGIDLGTTNSCMAVMEGGEPVVLENSEGARTTPSVVAFTKSGERLVGQAAKRQAVTNPKNTIFSAKRLIGRKFSELSEADKAMPYKIVEASNGDAHIEVEVAGEAKTYSPQEIAAMVLGKLKSDAEAKLGETITSAVITVPAYFNDSQRNATKAAGEIAGLEVKRIINEPTAAALAYGLDKKSDEKIAVYDLGGGTFDISVLEIGDGVFEVLATDGDTQLGGDDWDNALIKWIVDEFKSDQGIDLSGQPDALQRIKEEAEKAKIALSSSQSYDINLPFITADQTGPKHIQLSLSRSKLEQLTDSLFERTKKPVTDCMKEAGVSTSDIDELVLVGGMTRMPKVIDTAKDLAGKEPHRGVNPDEVVAIGASIQGGVLQGDVKDVLLLDVTPLTLSIETEGSRATPMIERNTTIPAKKSQIFSTASDNQPAVDIRICQGERPMFGDNKLLGNFRLDGISAARRGEPQIEVTFDIDANGILHVSAKDKQSGKEQKISIQGSSGLSEDEIDKAKKEAEAHADEDKKRVEAVDTKNKAEHLVFQVEKQIAELPAEAPEEIKSGIQAKVDALKDALKDDDLDKIKTATSTLESALQDLYNAAQAAQQAAGGAGPMPESEASTPDGETAESSEPKPAKGKVVDAEVVDK; encoded by the coding sequence ATGTCCAAGATTCTCGGTATCGACCTCGGCACCACCAACTCGTGCATGGCCGTCATGGAAGGCGGCGAGCCGGTGGTGCTTGAGAACTCCGAAGGCGCGCGCACGACGCCTTCCGTGGTCGCATTCACCAAGTCCGGTGAGCGGCTCGTCGGCCAGGCGGCCAAACGCCAGGCCGTCACCAACCCCAAGAACACGATTTTCTCCGCCAAGCGCCTGATCGGCCGCAAGTTCTCGGAACTCTCGGAAGCCGATAAGGCGATGCCCTACAAGATCGTCGAGGCGTCGAATGGCGACGCCCACATCGAAGTGGAAGTCGCGGGCGAAGCGAAAACCTACTCGCCGCAGGAAATCGCCGCGATGGTGCTCGGCAAGCTGAAGTCCGACGCCGAAGCCAAGCTCGGCGAAACGATCACCTCCGCGGTGATCACGGTCCCGGCCTACTTCAACGACTCGCAGCGGAACGCCACCAAGGCCGCCGGTGAAATCGCCGGCCTCGAGGTGAAGCGCATCATCAACGAGCCGACCGCGGCCGCACTCGCCTACGGTCTCGACAAGAAGAGCGACGAGAAGATCGCGGTCTATGACCTCGGCGGCGGCACCTTCGACATCTCCGTGCTGGAGATCGGCGACGGTGTCTTCGAAGTGCTCGCTACCGACGGTGACACGCAGCTCGGTGGTGACGACTGGGACAACGCGCTCATCAAGTGGATCGTCGACGAATTCAAGAGCGACCAAGGCATCGACCTCTCCGGCCAGCCCGACGCGCTGCAGCGGATCAAGGAGGAAGCCGAGAAGGCCAAGATCGCGCTGTCCTCTTCGCAGAGCTACGACATCAACCTGCCGTTCATCACGGCCGACCAAACCGGTCCGAAGCACATCCAGCTCTCCCTGAGCCGCTCGAAGCTCGAGCAACTCACCGACAGCCTGTTCGAGCGCACCAAGAAGCCGGTCACCGACTGCATGAAGGAAGCCGGTGTCAGCACCTCCGACATCGATGAGCTGGTGCTCGTCGGCGGCATGACCCGCATGCCGAAGGTGATCGATACCGCCAAGGATCTCGCCGGCAAGGAGCCGCACCGTGGCGTGAACCCGGACGAAGTGGTCGCCATCGGCGCCTCGATCCAGGGCGGCGTGCTGCAGGGCGACGTCAAGGACGTGCTCCTGCTCGACGTTACCCCGCTGACCCTCTCGATCGAAACGGAAGGCTCGCGCGCCACGCCGATGATCGAGCGCAACACGACCATTCCGGCCAAGAAGTCGCAGATCTTCTCGACCGCGTCGGACAACCAGCCGGCCGTCGACATCCGCATCTGCCAAGGCGAGCGCCCGATGTTCGGCGACAACAAACTGCTCGGCAACTTCCGCCTGGACGGCATCTCCGCCGCCCGCCGCGGCGAGCCGCAGATCGAGGTCACCTTCGATATCGACGCCAACGGCATCCTCCATGTCTCCGCCAAGGACAAGCAGTCCGGCAAGGAGCAGAAGATCTCGATCCAAGGGTCCTCGGGCCTTTCCGAAGACGAAATCGACAAGGCCAAGAAGGAAGCCGAAGCGCACGCCGACGAGGACAAGAAGCGCGTCGAGGCGGTCGACACCAAGAACAAGGCCGAGCATCTCGTCTTCCAGGTCGAGAAGCAGATCGCCGAGCTTCCCGCCGAAGCGCCGGAAGAAATCAAGTCGGGCATCCAAGCCAAGGTCGACGCCCTCAAGGACGCGCTGAAGGACGACGATCTCGACAAGATCAAGACCGCCACCAGCACGCTCGAGAGCGCCCTTCAGGACCTCTACAACGCCGCTCAGGCCGCCCAGCAGGCTGCCGGTGGTGCGGGTCCGATGCCCGAGTCCGAAGCCTCAACACCTGACGGCGAAACCGCGGAGTCGTCCGAACCGAAGCCCGCCAAGGGCAAGGTCGTCGACGCCGAGGTGGTCGACAAATGA
- a CDS encoding sigma-70 family RNA polymerase sigma factor, with protein MNVPPEKPPSDPDWQAWLDQHGAVFFLYARQQTRSESDAKDVFQDVLVETWVKARGTIPDKAVVLATIRRRSIDLGRSIDRRVRREQTVATPEGSWFVPDFDANDTRRHLVESIQQLPDDLREVLILRMWGDLSFPAIASLTDVPVPTATSRYRYALDHLRRTLVELQP; from the coding sequence GTGAACGTTCCTCCCGAGAAACCGCCGTCTGATCCTGATTGGCAGGCCTGGCTCGACCAACACGGCGCCGTGTTCTTTCTCTACGCCCGCCAGCAGACCCGCTCGGAATCGGATGCCAAGGATGTGTTTCAGGACGTGCTCGTCGAAACCTGGGTCAAGGCCCGGGGCACGATTCCGGACAAGGCGGTGGTTCTGGCCACCATCCGGCGCCGCTCGATCGATCTGGGACGCAGCATCGACCGTCGGGTGCGCAGGGAGCAAACCGTGGCGACGCCCGAGGGCTCGTGGTTCGTGCCCGATTTCGATGCGAATGACACCCGCCGCCATTTGGTTGAATCGATCCAGCAACTGCCCGATGACCTGCGTGAGGTTTTGATCCTTCGAATGTGGGGTGATCTCAGTTTTCCAGCCATCGCAAGTCTCACGGATGTTCCCGTGCCCACCGCCACCTCCCGATACCGCTACGCCCTCGATCACCTGCGCAGAACCCTTGTAGAACTCCAGCCATGA
- a CDS encoding PDZ domain-containing protein, producing the protein MKHTISILGVLAFGLFAIPCMAAENATAEATAEANAEASGNQSTSVKKSVTVTSNGNQTIKKTIIERNGREEVITEITDANGKVTTRREGGDPDGDKADEDAGDGPAYLGVRVTEASGVLRDQIGLAEDEGVVVELVAADSPAEKGDIRANDILLELDGARLSDAEDLRAELRRHQPGQTVTVEYLRRGERKTTDVTLEARPAQDDQGGARQLPPGAAEMLRDARARMNGNQGPVDVHVEVNGNANGGNGGNGAAALDAILKDPNLPEEFKKTVRDMQKRMNGAGQDGEAD; encoded by the coding sequence ATGAAACACACGATTTCCATCCTGGGCGTCCTCGCTTTCGGGCTGTTTGCGATTCCGTGCATGGCGGCGGAGAACGCCACTGCCGAAGCCACTGCCGAGGCAAACGCGGAAGCATCCGGCAATCAGTCGACGAGCGTGAAGAAGTCGGTGACCGTCACCTCGAACGGCAACCAAACGATTAAGAAGACCATCATCGAGCGCAACGGTCGCGAGGAGGTGATCACGGAAATCACCGACGCCAATGGCAAGGTCACCACCCGCAGGGAGGGCGGTGATCCGGATGGTGACAAGGCGGACGAGGACGCCGGAGACGGGCCTGCTTACCTGGGTGTACGCGTCACCGAGGCTTCCGGCGTGTTGCGCGACCAGATCGGATTGGCGGAGGACGAGGGCGTCGTGGTGGAACTGGTCGCCGCTGACAGCCCTGCCGAGAAGGGCGACATCCGCGCTAACGACATCCTGCTCGAACTTGATGGGGCAAGGCTCTCGGACGCGGAGGATCTGCGCGCCGAGTTGCGGCGTCACCAGCCTGGCCAGACCGTGACCGTGGAGTACCTGCGCCGCGGCGAACGCAAGACGACCGACGTGACGCTCGAAGCCCGCCCGGCGCAGGATGACCAAGGCGGCGCGCGACAACTGCCGCCCGGTGCCGCGGAGATGTTGAGGGACGCCCGTGCGAGGATGAACGGAAATCAGGGGCCGGTCGACGTCCACGTCGAGGTCAACGGCAATGCGAATGGTGGCAATGGCGGCAATGGCGCCGCCGCCCTCGACGCGATCCTCAAGGACCCGAACCTGCCCGAGGAATTCAAGAAGACCGTGCGCGACATGCAGAAGCGCATGAACGGTGCCGGGCAAGACGGAGAGGCGGACTAG